One Oreochromis niloticus isolate F11D_XX linkage group LG16, O_niloticus_UMD_NMBU, whole genome shotgun sequence genomic window carries:
- the abcb11a gene encoding bile salt export pump: MKKKVSLTSPSLADKEADSQNGEEKKKENALSIGYFQLFRFATWKDIVMMVVGSVCALVHGAASPLMLLVYGMMTNTFVDYEREVQELKDPNKTCNNNTIYWVNGTVYETDENTTLYCGVDIEAQMTLFAYYYVGIGFGVLIVSYFQIAFWVTAAAKQTQRIRKTYFRKVMRMEIGWFDCNSVGELNTRISDDINKINSAIADQVSIFIERISTFIFGFMVGFIGGWKLTLVVIAVSPLIGIGAGLMAMAVARLTGRELKAYAKAGAVADEVLSSIRTVAAFGGEEKEAERYDRNLVEAQNWGVKRGTIIGVFQGYLWCIIFLCYGLAFWYGSKLVIDTKEMTAGTLIQVFFGVLMAAMNLGQASPCLEAFASGRAAAKSIFETIDREPEIDCLSEEGHKLDKVKGDIEFHNITFYYPSRPDVKILDNLSMQIRAGETTAFVGPSGSGKSTTVQLIQRFYDPKEGTVTLDGHDIRTLNIQWLRSLIGIVEQEPVLFATTIAENIRFGRPGVTMEDIIQAAKEANAYNFIMELPQKFETMVGEGGGQMSGGQKQRIAIARALIRNPKILLLDMATSALDNESEAVVQEALDNVRTGRTTISIAHRLSTIRNADVIIGFEHGQAVERGTHSDLLGKQGVYFTLVTLQSQGQTNTTSDVISEAPEEDFDLKAGGFSRGSRRSSKRSSLRLRSWSQLSNDFVPDALSGSLKIATDTNITSENQRNDAEEHVEPAPVARILKYNQQEWPYMLLGSLGAAVNGSVNPVYAILFSQILGTFAIQDLNEQRKQINGICVLFCVVAVASFISQFLQGYSFAKSGELLTRRLRKVGFQAMLKQEIGWFDNPINSPGALTTRLATDASMVQGATGSQIGMIVNSVTSIGVSFIIAFYFSWKLTLVILCFLPLIGLSGVFQAKMLTGFANEDKKAMEEAGQVSSEALANIRTIAGLAKESSFVDSYEQKLESPYKSAKKKANIYGLCFGFAQCVIFMAYAASFRYGGFLVRAEGLQYMFVFRVISAVVISGTALGRASSFTPDYAKAKTAAAQFFKLLDRVPKISISQSDGEKWENFRGEIHFLNCKFTYPTRPDTQVLKGLRVSVKPGQTLAFVGSSGCGKSTSVQLLERFYDPDEGQVVIDGVPSHSVNVPFLRSQIGIVSQEPVLFDCSIAENIQYGDNTRSVSMEEIIEASKKAYLHDFVMTLPDKYETQVGAQGSQLSRGQKQRIAIARAIVRNPKILLLDEATSALDTESEKTVQTALDEARKGRTCIVIAHRLSTIQTADIIAVMSHGAVIEQGTHDKLMAKRGAYYKLVTTGAPIS; this comes from the exons ATGAAGAAGAAAGTCAGTCTTACATCACCCTCACTTGCAGATAAAGAAG CTGACAGTCAAAATGG ggaagagaagaaaaaagaaaatgctctGAGTATTGGATACTTTCAGCtg TTCCGATTTGCCACTTGGAAAGACATCgtgatgatggtggtggggAGTGTGTGTGCCCTTGTACACGGTGCAGCCTCACCGCTCATGCTCCTCGTTTATGGCATGATGACAAACACATTTGTGGATTATGAGCGCGAGGTCCAAGAGCTGAAAGATCCCAACAAGACGTGCAACAACAATACTATTTACTGGGTTAACGGCACCGTGTATGAAACGGATGAAAACACCACACTCTACTGCGG GGTGGATATTGAAGCACAGATGACCTTGTTTGCGTATTACTATGTTGGGATTGGATTTGGTGTTCTTATTGTTAGTTACTTTCAG atTGCATTCTGGGTGACGGCGGCTGCAAAGCAAACACAGAGAATTCGAAAGACTTATTTCAGAAAAGTAATGCGAATGGAGATAGGCTGGTTCGACTGCAACTCTGTGGGTGAACTAAACACGAGGATATCTGA tgacATCAACAAGATTAACAGTGCCATTGCTGATCAGGTGTCTATATTTATTGAGAGGAtctctacatttatttttggCTTCATGGTTGGATTCATTGGTGGGTGGAAGCTGACTCTGGTGGTCATAGCAGTGAGCCCTCTGATTGGTATAGGTGCTGGACTGATGGCTATG GCTGTGGCCAGACTGACAGGACGAGAGCTTAAGGCGTATGCAAAGGCAGGGGCCGTGGCTGATGAGGTCCTGTCATCCATCAGAACGGTAGCAGCTTTTGGAGGGGAGGAAAAAGAAGCTGAAAG GTATGACAGAAACCTTGTGGAAGCTCAGAATTGGGGAGTTAAAAGAGGAACAATCATAGGAGTGTTTCAGGGATACCTGTGGTGCATCATTTTCCTCTGCTATGGTCTGGCCTTTTGGTACGGATCTAAACTGGTCATCGACACTAAGGAGATGACGGCTGGTACTCTTATTCAG gttttctttggtgTACTCATGGCAGCAATGAACCTTGGCCAGGCCTCACCGTGCCTGGAGGCCTTCGCTTCTGGTCGCGCTGCTGCAAAGAGTATCTTTGAGACAATTGACCGG GAACCGGAAATTGATTGTCTATCAGAAGAAGGTCACAAATTAGACAAAGTAAAAGGTGATATTGAGTTCCACAATATCACCTTCTACTACCCATCCCGGCCTGACGTCAAG ATTTTAGATAATCTGAGCATGCAGATCAGAGCAGGAGAAACCACCGCATTTGTTGGACCAAGTGGATCTGGAAAGAGCACCACAGTCCAGCTCATTCAAAGGTTTTATGACCCAAAGGAAGGAACG GTGACTTTGGACGGTCATGACATCCGTACTTTGAACATCCAGTGGCTGCGCTCTCTAATTGGGATTGTTGAGCAGGAGCCAGTGCTGTTTGCTACCACCATTGCAGAGAACATCCGATTTGGTCGACCTGGAGTAACCATGGAAGACATTATCCAGGCAGCAAAAGAGGCTAATGCCTACAATTTTATTATGGAGCTACCACag AAATTTGAAACTATGGTGGGTGAAGGTGGAGGCCAGATGAGCGGAGGGCAGAAGCAGCGTATTGCTATAGCTCGTGCGCTCATCCGAAACCCCAAGATCCTCTTGCTGGATATGGCCACATCTGCCCTGGACAATGAAAGTGAAGCTGTAGTCCAGGAAGCACTGGATAAT GTGCGCACAGGCAGGACGACGATTTCTATAGCTCATCGTCTTTCCACGATTAGAAATGCAGATGTTATTATAGGATTTGAGCACGGGCAGGCTGTGGAGAGAGGAACACACAGCGATTTACTGGGGAAGCAAGGCGTCTACTTCACTCTGGTCACCCTGCAAAGCCAAGGCCAAACCAACACAACTAGTG ATGTGATCAGTGAGGCTCCTGAAGAAGACTTTGATCTAAAAGCAGGGGGGTTTAGCCGTGGAAGCCGTAGATCCAGTAAAAG GAGCTCTCTGCGGCTGCGATCTTGGAGCCAGTTGTCAAATGACTTTGTCCCTGATGCGCTATCAGGCAGCCTCAAGATTGCTACGGACACGAATATCACATCAGAAAAT CAACGAAATGATGCGGAAGAACATGTAGAGCCTGCTCCAGTGGCACGTATCCTTAAGTACAATCAGCAGGAATGGCCCTACATGCTGCTTGGCTCACTGGGAGCTGCGGTCAACGGCTCTGTCAACCCCGTCTATGCCATCTTGTTCAGCCAGATTCTTGGG ACTTTTGCAATTCAGGACTTGAATGAACAGAGGAAACAGATCAATGGGATATGTGTTCTGTTCTGCGTCGTGGCCGTGGCTAGTTTCATTTCACAGTTTTTACAG GGATATTCTTTTGCTAAATCTGGAGAGCTTCTGACGCGCCGCCTGAGAAAAGTGGGTTTCCAGGCCATGTTGAAACAAGAGATTGGCTGGTTTGATAACCCTATAAACAGTCCTGGAGCTCTGACCACCAGACTGGCCACAGATGCATCCATGGTTCAGGGG GCAACAGGATCCCAGATTGGCATGATTGTTAACTCAGTGACCAGCATAGGAGTCTCTTTCATCATTGCCTTCTACTTCAGCTGGAAATTAACACTGGTAATTTTGTGCTTCCTGCCGCTCATTGGGCTGTCTGGGGTATTCCAAGCCAAAATGCTGACAGGTTTTGCAAATGAAGATAAGAAGGCAATGGAAGAAGCAGGTCAG GTATCCAGTGAGGCTCTTGCCAACATCAGAACCATTGCAGGTTTGGCCAAAGAGAGCTCATTTGTGGATTCATATGAGCAGAAACTTGAATCACCTTATAAGTCTGCCAAGAAGAAAGCCAACATCTATGGGctctgttttggttttgctcaGTGTGTCATCTTCATGGCTTATGCTGCTTCATTTAGATATGGAGGCTTCCTGGTCAGGGCTGAGGGTCTGCaatatatgtttgtttttag GGTGATTTCAGCAGTCGTGATCAGTGGGACAGCACTGGGCAGAGCTTCCTCATTCACTCCAGATTATGCCAAAGCCAAAACCGCTGCTGCCCAGTTTTTCAAATTGTTGGACAGAGTTCCTAAAATCAGCATAAGCCAGTCAGATGGAGAGAAATGG GAAAACTTCAGAGGAGAAATACATTTCCTCAATTGCAAATTTACCTATCCCACACGACCGGACACCCAGGTGTTGAAAGGCCTCCGTGTGTCTGTGAAGCCCGGGCAGACTTTGGCGTTTGTTGGGAGCAGCGGCTGCGGTAAAAGCACCAGCGTTCAACTGCTGGAGAGGTtctatgaccctgatgaagggcAAGTG GTGATTGATGGCGTCCCATCTCATTCAGTCAATGTGCCTTTCCTAAGATCTCAGATTGGGATAGTGTCCCAGGAGCCAGTTTTGTTTGACTGCAGTATAGCTGAGAACATACAATATGGAGATAACACCCGCAGTGTCAGCATGGAGGAGATTATTGAAGCTTCTAAGAAAGCTTATCTTCACGACTTTGTGATGACGCTTCCTGAT AAATATGAGACTCAGGTTGGTGCCCAGGGCTCGCAGCTGTCAAGAGGACAGAAACAACGCATCGCTATTGCACGTGCTATTGTCAGGAACCCCAAGATCCTGCTGTTAGATGAGGCCACGTCTGCCCTGGATACTGAAAGTGAAAAG ACCGTGCAGACTGCTCTGGATGAGGCAAGAAAAGGACGAACCTGCATCGTCATCGCTCACCGGCTGTCAACCATCCAGACTGCAGACATCATAGCTGTGATGTCACACGGAGCTGTCATCGAGCAAGGCACACATGATAAACTCATGGCCAAGAGGGGCGCCTATTACAAACTGGTCACAACAGGTGCTCCTATCAGCTAG
- the dhrs9 gene encoding dehydrogenase/reductase SDR family member 9: MFLYILGLVAVWFVYRWYRETKRVSNKEDKYVYITGCDSGFGNLLARHLDKLGFRVIAGCYTGKGEDELKKVSSDRLTTIHLDVTDSESVSKVAAFIKTLVGQKGLWAVVNNAGISVPSGPNDWLTIDDFKPMIAVNLLGVIDVTLSVLPLIKKAKGRVINIASVCGRISPFGGPYCVSKYGVESFNDSLRLNMAPFGVKVLCIEPGFFKTNVTDTAMLKNNLMKLWDRLPQEVKDDYGHGFLDIMLEQLDERYRQLVDGDLMKVVGCMEHAISALYPRTRYSPGWDAKFFWLPMSYMPSWLSDTYFIKSTPRPKISVL; encoded by the exons ATGTTTCTGTACATCCTCGGTCTGGTGGCTGTTTGGTTCGTCTATCGCTGGTACAGAGAAACCAAAAGAGTCTCCAACAAGGAGGACAAGTATGTGTACATCACAGGTTGCGACTCCGGGTTTGGTAATCTCCTGGCGAGGCACCTGGACAAGCTGGGCTTCCGCGTGATTGCAGGCTGTTACACCGGGAAGGGTGAGGATGAGCTGAAGAAGGTCTCCTCCGACAGGCTGACCACCATCCACCTGGACGTCACCGACTCTGAGAGTGTGAGCAAAGTGGCAGCTTTCATCAAGACTCTGGTTGGACAGAAGG GCCTCTGGGCCGTCGTGAACAACGCTGGAATCTCAGTGCCGTCCGGTCCCAACGACTGGCTCACCATAGACGATTTCAAGCCTATGATAGCGGTCAATCTGCTCGGCGTCATCGACGTGACCCTGAGTGTCCTCCCCCTCATCAAGAAGGCCAAAGGCAGGGTGATAAACATCGCCAGTGTTTGTGGTCGAATCAGCCCATTCGGCGGACCTTACTGTGTGTCCAAGTATGGAGTGGAGTCCTTCAATGACAGCCTCCG cctcaacatggcaccATTTGGAGTCAAGGTGCTATGCATTGAGCCCGGGTTCTTTAAAACAAACGTGACTGACACGGCTATGTTGAAGAATAACTTGATGAAGCTCTGGGACAGATTACCTCAGGAAGTGAAGGACGACTATGGGCATGGTTTCTTGGACATAA TGCTTGAACAGTTGGACGAGAGGTACAGGCAGCTTGTAGACGGGGACCTGATGAAGGTGGTCGGCTGTATGGAGCACGCCATCTCTGCCCTTTATCCACGCACTCGCTACTCCCCAGGATGGGACGCCAAGTTCTTCTGGTTGCCCATGTCGTACATGCCGAGCTGGCTGTCAGACACTTATTTCATTAAAAGTACCCCCAGACCCAAAATATCTGTGCTGTAG